A genomic region of Anaeromyxobacter sp. contains the following coding sequences:
- a CDS encoding radical SAM protein, producing MTAPPQPAPVLAYPLGDALYLNVTSGCTLACLFCPKIRDGDFSVGGFDLKLERNPTADEVWAAAVEAGLAGRSEVVFTGFGEPTRRLEVVLDLARRLKAAGVRRVRVDTDGLASLREGRDVPPELAAAGVDAVSVSLNAADGATYARVCPSRYAEAAYPAVKAFITSAVACLPEVAASVVAMPGMVEADCRAVAEGLGARFRWRPYDRLGRIDAPPEGATPAPAGANS from the coding sequence GTGACCGCCCCCCCACAGCCCGCGCCGGTGCTCGCCTATCCGCTCGGCGACGCGCTCTACCTCAACGTCACCAGCGGCTGCACGCTGGCCTGCCTCTTCTGCCCGAAGATCCGGGACGGCGACTTCTCGGTGGGCGGCTTCGACCTGAAGCTGGAGCGCAACCCGACGGCCGACGAGGTCTGGGCGGCGGCCGTCGAGGCTGGCCTGGCGGGGCGCTCGGAGGTGGTCTTCACCGGCTTCGGCGAGCCCACCCGCCGCCTCGAGGTGGTCCTCGACCTGGCGAGGCGGCTCAAGGCGGCCGGGGTGCGCCGGGTGCGGGTGGACACCGACGGGCTGGCCTCGCTGCGCGAGGGACGCGACGTGCCGCCCGAGCTGGCCGCAGCCGGGGTGGACGCCGTCTCGGTCTCGCTCAACGCGGCCGACGGGGCCACCTACGCGCGGGTCTGCCCGAGCCGCTACGCCGAGGCCGCCTACCCGGCGGTGAAGGCCTTCATCACCAGCGCGGTGGCCTGCCTGCCCGAGGTGGCGGCCAGCGTGGTGGCCATGCCCGGGATGGTGGAGGCCGACTGCCGCGCCGTGGCGGAGGGGCTGGGGGCGCGTTTCCGCTGGCGCCCATACGACCGGCTCGGGCGGATCGACGCACCCCCGGAGGGGGCAACCCCGGCGCCGGCCGGCGCAAACTCGTAG
- a CDS encoding isochorismatase family protein, with product MPLHPLRDALLVVDLQRDFLPGGALGVAGGAQVVAPIAALAPRFGVVVATQDWHPPGHVSFASSHPGAAPFTTLQRPQGPQELWPDHCVRASPGAALDPSLPDAAVTLLLRKGTRLEVDSYSAFRENLGPDGARPTTGLGAWLRARGVSRVFLCGLARDFCVRFSAEDAAAEGFEAVVLDDLTRAVFPAQAAATDAAFQAAGVRLGSSREV from the coding sequence ATGCCACTCCATCCGCTGCGCGATGCCCTCCTCGTCGTCGACCTGCAGCGCGACTTCCTGCCCGGGGGGGCGCTGGGGGTGGCCGGCGGCGCCCAGGTGGTGGCCCCCATCGCCGCGCTGGCGCCCCGCTTCGGCGTGGTGGTGGCCACCCAGGACTGGCATCCGCCGGGCCACGTCTCCTTCGCCTCGAGCCACCCGGGCGCGGCGCCGTTCACCACGCTCCAGCGGCCGCAGGGGCCCCAGGAGCTCTGGCCGGACCACTGCGTCAGGGCCTCGCCGGGCGCGGCGCTGGACCCGTCCCTGCCGGACGCGGCGGTGACGCTGCTGCTGCGCAAGGGGACGCGCCTGGAGGTGGACTCCTACTCCGCCTTCCGGGAGAACCTGGGCCCGGACGGGGCTCGCCCGACCACCGGGCTGGGGGCCTGGCTGCGGGCCCGCGGCGTGTCCCGGGTGTTCCTGTGCGGCCTGGCCCGCGACTTCTGCGTCCGCTTCAGCGCCGAGGACGCTGCAGCCGAGGGGTTCGAGGCGGTGGTGCTCGACGACCTGACCCGGGCCGTCTTCCCGGCGCAGGCGGCGGCCACCGACGCCGCCTTCCAGGCCGCCGGGGTCCGGCTCGGGTCGAGCAGGGAGGTCTGA
- a CDS encoding TraR/DksA C4-type zinc finger protein: protein MIGYESEAREFLIRRRSTLHRQVGLPPGGDPAARWVDYEATPEPISEPVRRELAEIDGALRRMTDGSYGTCQACGGPMGLQRIRAIPEARFCVGCSGQELAEAE from the coding sequence ATGATCGGGTACGAGTCCGAGGCCAGGGAGTTCCTCATCCGCCGCCGCAGCACGCTCCACCGCCAGGTGGGCCTGCCGCCGGGCGGCGATCCGGCGGCGCGGTGGGTCGACTACGAGGCCACGCCCGAGCCCATCTCCGAGCCCGTCCGGCGCGAGCTGGCCGAGATCGACGGCGCCCTGCGCCGCATGACCGACGGCAGCTACGGCACCTGCCAGGCGTGCGGCGGGCCCATGGGACTGCAGCGCATCCGCGCCATCCCCGAGGCGCGCTTCTGCGTGGGCTGCAGCGGGCAGGAGCTGGCCGAGGCGGAGTGA
- a CDS encoding response regulator — protein sequence MKDHPPRRPRVLLVDDNAGLVENLSEILEEAGYQVRSAASCAAALPAAREGFDVALVDLRLPDGDGTALAPQLKLASPDGEVVLLTGFATLESAVAAVRAGACAYLVKPCATPELLVTVEQAMRQVRLHGEKRELARRAQMAEKLAAVGTMTAGLSHEIRNPLNAAMLQLTVLERRLLKLPGQGQGPLLEPLTLVKDEIRRLDHILEDFLQFARPREFVPRPVDVPAVVARVLDLLGGEAERRGIRLERELAPAGPTAWVAGDEERLRQVLVNLTLNALEATPDGGQVRVACFTEPADPEREGDAGRVGITLEDSGAGVEPAARDRIFEPFFTTKAKGSGLGLSIVHAIVAQHGGTISVEDGVGGGARFVLRLPRTG from the coding sequence GTGAAGGACCACCCGCCGCGCCGCCCGCGCGTCCTGCTGGTGGACGACAACGCCGGGCTGGTGGAGAACCTCTCCGAGATCCTGGAGGAGGCCGGCTACCAGGTGCGCAGCGCGGCCTCCTGCGCCGCGGCGCTGCCGGCGGCCCGGGAGGGCTTCGACGTGGCGCTGGTGGACCTGCGGCTGCCAGACGGCGACGGCACCGCGCTGGCGCCGCAGCTCAAGCTGGCCTCGCCGGACGGCGAGGTGGTGCTGCTGACCGGCTTCGCCACCCTGGAGTCCGCGGTGGCGGCGGTGCGGGCCGGCGCCTGCGCCTACCTGGTCAAGCCCTGCGCCACCCCCGAGCTGCTGGTGACGGTGGAGCAGGCCATGCGGCAGGTGCGCCTGCACGGCGAGAAGCGCGAGCTGGCGCGGCGGGCCCAGATGGCCGAGAAGCTGGCGGCGGTGGGCACCATGACGGCCGGCCTGTCCCACGAGATCCGCAACCCGCTCAACGCCGCCATGCTGCAGCTCACCGTGCTGGAGCGGCGCCTGCTCAAGCTGCCGGGCCAGGGCCAGGGCCCCCTGCTGGAGCCGCTGACGCTGGTGAAGGACGAGATCCGCCGGCTCGACCACATCCTGGAGGACTTCCTCCAGTTCGCCAGGCCGCGCGAGTTCGTGCCGCGCCCGGTGGACGTGCCGGCGGTGGTGGCGCGGGTGCTCGACCTGCTGGGCGGCGAGGCCGAGCGGCGGGGCATCCGGCTGGAGCGGGAGCTGGCCCCGGCCGGCCCGACCGCCTGGGTGGCCGGCGACGAGGAGCGGCTCCGCCAGGTGCTGGTCAACCTGACCCTCAACGCGCTGGAGGCCACCCCGGACGGCGGGCAGGTGCGGGTGGCCTGCTTCACCGAGCCGGCCGATCCGGAGCGCGAGGGGGACGCCGGGCGGGTGGGCATCACCCTGGAGGACAGCGGCGCCGGGGTGGAGCCGGCGGCGCGCGATCGGATCTTCGAGCCCTTCTTCACCACCAAGGCCAAGGGCTCGGGGCTGGGGCTCTCGATCGTGCACGCCATCGTGGCGCAGCACGGCGGGACCATCTCGGTGGAGGACGGCGTGGGGGGCGGCGCCCGCTTCGTGCTCAGGCTGCCGCGGACCGGCTAG
- a CDS encoding sigma-54-dependent Fis family transcriptional regulator, translated as MSLIPGNRTKERILIVEDEANARAALTTILLEEGFEVAVAANGEEALALLPGFAPAAVLADVRMPRMDGMTLLKRAREQGSDAVFVMMTAFASVEAAVEAMRAGAENYLVKPLDTNAVLVVLEKALEKLRLQRDTQNLRERVRERYRFHNIVGDAPELQAVFDVVKRAASTKATVLILGESGTGKSLIAQAIHEDSPRAAKPFVKVNLAALSETLIESELFGHEKGAFTGAVGKRDGRFDLADGGTIFLDEFGDIPLGLQVKLLRVIQSQEFERVGGNETRKVDVRVVAATNKDLLEMVRSGRFREDLYYRLNVVAVTLPPLRSRKGDIPSLVSHFMDLYSRSYGKEIKGLAPGTLNALLSHDWPGNVRELENVVERAVVLCKSTELTAEDLPPALRGPRPRERSPGALIPGATLYEIEREAILRTLEMVGGSTSRAAEILGISVRKIQYRLKEYAAGTPAPAGDPGEDPGDGPG; from the coding sequence ATGTCCTTGATCCCAGGAAACCGCACCAAGGAACGCATCCTCATCGTCGAGGACGAGGCCAACGCGCGCGCGGCCCTCACCACCATCCTCCTCGAGGAGGGGTTCGAGGTGGCGGTGGCCGCCAACGGCGAGGAGGCCCTGGCCCTGCTGCCCGGCTTCGCCCCGGCCGCGGTGCTGGCCGACGTCCGCATGCCGCGGATGGACGGCATGACCTTGCTCAAGCGGGCTCGCGAGCAGGGGTCCGACGCGGTCTTCGTCATGATGACCGCCTTCGCCTCGGTGGAGGCGGCGGTGGAGGCCATGCGGGCGGGGGCCGAGAACTACCTGGTCAAGCCGCTCGACACCAACGCGGTGCTGGTGGTGCTGGAGAAGGCGCTGGAGAAGCTGCGCCTGCAGCGCGACACCCAGAACCTGCGCGAGCGGGTGCGGGAGCGCTACCGCTTCCACAACATCGTGGGCGACGCCCCCGAGCTGCAGGCGGTCTTCGACGTGGTGAAGCGGGCGGCCTCCACCAAGGCCACCGTCCTCATCCTGGGCGAGTCGGGCACCGGCAAGAGCCTCATCGCCCAGGCCATCCACGAGGACTCGCCGCGGGCCGCCAAGCCCTTCGTCAAGGTGAACCTGGCGGCGCTCTCCGAGACCCTCATCGAGTCGGAGCTCTTCGGTCACGAGAAGGGCGCCTTCACCGGCGCGGTGGGCAAGCGCGACGGCCGCTTCGACCTGGCCGACGGCGGGACCATCTTCCTCGACGAGTTCGGCGACATCCCGCTGGGGCTGCAGGTGAAGCTGCTGCGGGTCATCCAGTCCCAGGAGTTCGAGCGGGTGGGCGGCAACGAGACCCGCAAGGTGGACGTGCGGGTGGTGGCCGCCACCAACAAGGACCTGCTGGAGATGGTGCGGAGCGGCCGCTTCCGCGAGGACCTCTACTACCGGCTCAACGTGGTGGCGGTGACGCTGCCGCCGCTGCGGTCGCGCAAGGGCGACATCCCCTCGCTGGTCTCCCACTTCATGGACCTGTACTCCAGGTCCTATGGCAAGGAGATCAAGGGGCTGGCTCCCGGCACCCTGAACGCGCTGCTCTCCCACGACTGGCCGGGCAACGTGCGCGAGCTGGAGAACGTGGTGGAGCGGGCGGTGGTGCTCTGCAAGTCCACCGAGCTGACCGCCGAGGACCTGCCGCCGGCGCTGCGCGGCCCGCGCCCCCGCGAGCGCTCGCCGGGCGCCCTCATCCCCGGGGCCACCCTCTACGAGATCGAGCGCGAGGCCATCCTGCGCACGCTGGAGATGGTGGGCGGCTCCACCTCGCGGGCCGCCGAGATCCTGGGCATCAGCGTCCGCAAGATCCAGTACCGGCTCAAGGAGTACGCGGCCGGCACGCCGGCGCCCGCCGGCGATCCGGGCGAGGATCCGGGCGACGGCCCCGGCTAG
- a CDS encoding SOS response-associated peptidase gives MCGRFSLTLSDIAALARAWGAEVDAALLAGWRPRFNVAPGQRAPLLRGPAGARRLALATFGLPAAHGALHLNARAETAAARPAFREALRQGRAVVPADGFYEWEGPPAARRPSWFHRPDGAPLLLAAVSGPGSDGQPAFAILTCGAVAPVARLHDRMPVLVPPEALEAWLAEGPPPALPPSAPGALAARLVSPRVNSPRVDGPECLEAPEQGSLF, from the coding sequence ATGTGCGGCCGCTTCTCGCTCACCCTCTCCGACATCGCCGCCCTGGCCCGCGCCTGGGGCGCCGAGGTGGACGCGGCCCTGCTGGCGGGCTGGCGGCCGCGCTTCAACGTGGCGCCCGGGCAGCGGGCGCCGCTGCTGCGCGGCCCGGCGGGCGCGCGCCGGCTGGCGCTGGCGACCTTCGGCCTGCCGGCCGCCCACGGCGCCCTCCACCTGAACGCCCGCGCCGAGACCGCCGCCGCCAGGCCGGCCTTCCGCGAGGCGCTGCGGCAGGGCCGGGCAGTGGTGCCGGCCGACGGGTTCTACGAGTGGGAAGGTCCCCCCGCGGCGCGCCGGCCCAGCTGGTTCCACCGCCCCGACGGGGCGCCGCTGCTGCTGGCGGCGGTGTCGGGCCCTGGCTCCGACGGGCAGCCGGCCTTCGCCATCCTCACCTGCGGGGCGGTGGCGCCGGTGGCGCGGCTGCACGACCGGATGCCCGTGCTGGTGCCACCGGAGGCCCTGGAGGCCTGGCTGGCCGAGGGGCCGCCGCCGGCCTTGCCGCCCTCGGCGCCGGGGGCGCTGGCGGCCCGGCTGGTCTCGCCGCGGGTGAACTCCCCGCGAGTGGACGGGCCGGAGTGCCTGGAGGCGCCCGAGCAGGGGTCGCTCTTCTGA